TAATGGTGAACCTCATTTCCAACGCCGTAAAATTTTGTGACCAGCAAAACGGTACGCTGACCATCCGTCTGGAAAAGCGCCGATCCCACATGACCGTTTCCGTGGCAGACAACGGCATCGGCATCAGCAAGGAAGACCACGCGGCCGTCTTTGAAAAATTCAAGCAGGTCAAACACAGCGGTGAAGCCCGACCTTCCGGGACGGGATTGGGCCTTGCCATTGCCAGAAAAATCGTGGAGCAGCACCGGGGACACATCTGGGTGGAAAGTGAACCCGGAAAGGGGGCGACCTTTAAATTTACGATCCCGGCATCACCACTAACGCAGGGCTAAACAGGCTGTCCAAAATAACCCACAGAATCTGCTTCTGGTATCTAAAAGCAGGGCTGAAGCCCTGGCCTAAATTGGAAGAAAAGCATTGATTCACGGAAGGTTATCTTCTTTACTTCCGGATACGAATTTATGTAGCGCGGGGATTTATCCTTGCCAGAGAAAGTTGCGGGGCAAGCTTTTAGGCCATAACCTACTAGGTGTTATTTGATTATTTGGATTTGCTTCGAATTTAGATTTTGGGATTTAGAATTTGCATAACCTGTCGTTTCAATATCTCAATCGCGCATAGTAGGTTTTTTTCGAGGCTTCGCGGGCTTGCTTCAAGGTATATATTCCCATATTGCCCAGCAGGGGCACCATTTTCAAAAAAATTTCGGCTGTCGCCAGGGCGTCGCCCAAGGCGCTGTGTCTGTCGCGAATCTGCACACCCAAACGGCCGGCAATATCGTCCAGGTCGTGACTTCGGTGGGCCGGATGGATCACCCCGGAAAGCAGCAACGTGTCCAGAACCGGGTTGATGAACTTGATGTCGGTCTGCAGTTCACACAACTGGAGCATGCGCATGTCAAAAGCGGCATTGTGCGCCACGAGTATGGTGTCCCGGACAAACTGGTGGAACATGGGAAGGACTTCGGCGATGACGGGTTTGAAGCGCACCATGTCATCGTCGATGCCGTGAATGCGGGTGGATTCCGCAGGGATGCTCCTGTTCGGATTGATCAACTGGTCGAATTTTTCCTCCGTCAGCAGCTGGAGTTTGACGATCCTCAGAGCACCGATGGAAATGATTTGATCCCCTCCTCCGGGGTCCAGTCCCGTCGTTTCCGTATCGAAAACCGTGAAAGTCAGATCGTCCAGCGAACAATCATCCAAAACCGGCGTTTGGCCTGCCTGGCTGAAAAGGTCGAAGTTGTAAAAGCCCGGCTTGTTTTCCGGTAGGACGGTGGCACTGCGTTTGGCATCGGTTTGGTAGGAGCGGTACATGGGCAAATAGATGCGCATGCATGAGCGGTTCTCAAGCTCTCGGCACGCATAGGGCCATATTTCGGCGGCATGGTGATCGAGAACTTCCTTGAGATACAGGGGAAGCCCTTCACCGTCAATCTGCAGTTCCTGGTTCTCCCACTTGCGCAGTTTTTCTATGGGGATAGGATCACCCAACCATTCAAAATCGACATGCACAAACTTATCTTCAACGGCGAATCCGCACCCCATCTCTTCCGCCGTCGAATTCGCCCTGATTTTTTTTAGCAGAAAGAGAAAGATGAGCATGATCGTGTAGGTGTCGACATTGACCCTGATCCGCTCGTCGCCGGGGGCTACACGCAAACGGATATCGAGCATCTCTTCAGCTTTATGTCCGAGTGTGTTCAAAAGATAGCCTACCGAAACCGGAACGAGCGGCCACTGCGTTTTGACCATCAGAAACGATTCGTCCGATTCTTTTTGAATCAGCTTCCCAACAGCCCCGGTTTCATGCGCGATAATTTCAAGTAGCTGCATCCGTTTGGCATCCTCCATTTCCGGATATTCCCTCAGGATTCCAATGGCGGATGAGATGCTGGCCACCGAATGTCGCATTTGGGAAAAAAACGCACGCAGGAGAAAGGCCGATCGGGTTTCATCCCTCAGCCCCTGGGTAATATCACTGAAAATGATGATGAAACCTGAAAATTTTCGACGTGAAGTCAGAATCGGCACAGTTTCGGCCCGCAGCAGCCGGTTGCCTTTGGCCGTCAATACAAAATTGACCACCGCATTCTCTTCTTCACGGTCCAAACGCGCGTGTATCTCGTCCAGGGCATAATGCACGATGTGGCGGTCGATCAGATCGAAAACGGAGCGGCCGATACCGAGGTATCGCCTTCCCGGATAAGCCTTGGCGCCGTCTGCTTCCCCCCCGTCCGGTGTCGCCTGCGAAGAACCGGCGGGCGCTTCATTGAAGTATCTTTTGGCCTGGCTGTTGTAGAGGATGATCTGGCCGTCATGATTGCAGATCAGCACCGCATCGGGCAGTTCGGCCATGATGGCGGCCAGAATATTTTTTTCCTCTTCCAGTTGCGCCTTGGCGATGTTAATCCGTGTGGATACGCTCTTTTCCAGGTCTTCGTACTGTTCAGCCATGCGGTTGATGCGCCCGACCAGTTGCATGAAGTCCTTGCCCCCTTCCAGGTGTATGCGGTGTGACGGATTTACGGAATGGATCAGATCCACTTCCTCTGCAAGCCTGCTGGTTGGAATGATGTACGCACGGAACACCCAGTCGAGCATGAAACCGATCCCGGCCAGCAGGACAAAGCCGGCGGCGAAAAAGTAGGCAAAATAATCAACGAGAATGTCCCTGATCAGCCGCTGTTCTTCCATGGCCAGCTGCTGCCAGAAGAGCACCAGCAGCACAATGATGAATATTCCGGAAAAAACGACCGAAAGGAGGACGAACCAGATGAATTTATTCTTCGTGTCCATCTAATTTAAAATTTTATCAAGCAGCAGAAAGGAATTTTTGGTTAAGGTTGCGAGAACATCTGGATATTGAAAAGGATATCTTCAACAAGAGTGTGTAGCAGGGGGGGGGCAATTGTCAAGCAACTTCTCGACGCTCTCGATGATCTCCTGGTTGGAAAACGGTTTCGTAATGTATTTGTCGGCGCCCAGCACCATGCCCTTGGCGATGTCGACCTCCCTGCCCTTGGCGGATAGAAAAACAATCTTCATATTACGCCACTCGGGTTTCAAACGCACGATTTCGCACACCTCGAAACCGTCTATTCCGGGCAGCATGATGTCAAGCAGAACCAGATCCGGCCGATAGCGGGATATGGATTCCAGGGCCTCTTCGCCGCTCTTGGCAACCTGAACGTCATAGCCGTTTTGCTCCATTAAAAACTGCAGCGGGATGATGATATTGGGCTCATCGTCGACGATAAGAATTTTTTTCGGCATGCTGGCAGGTCCTCAATCGGAAGGTGTGGCGGACGTTATCGATAAGCTGTTTTTTGATTCATCCCGATTAGGGCAACTTTTACGGTTGCATTGCAATAAAAGGCGATCAATCGGTCCATTCGGACGGGCGGCGGCTCCACAAAGGGCCACCGCCCGTTTTCAGTTTATTCGATACCTGCTATCCCCACAGGCCCCAACCGAACGAGGCCGTAAACAGGATGCAGAATATAATGATGGCTATCAACCATTTGAGATCACTAGTCATGTCTGATACCTCCTTACATTGTGAACATGGGTGTTAGGCTTCCTTGACGACAATCATCTGCTCTTTGTCGGCACGTTCGATCTGCTCCTCGGAGGTGGTGGACATCTCCGCCTTGAAGCACAAAGCCCACATCATGACGATGCCCAGGATCCACCAGGCGATCTGCCAGGACCACAGCGGCGTGAAGCCGCAGAACGAAAAGGCGTTGTTGCCCAGGAGGCACGCCGGGCCGATAGCGAAAAAGTACCAGATCGGCACGACGATCTTCATGGCGTTACGCCACTTGCGGCCGGATTCGGTGGGCGAGTCGATGCTGTCCAGCCACTCGCGCACCTCGGCCTGCCGTTTCTGGGTTTCCTCGCTGTCCTTGAAGCCCACTGCGCGGCAGCCGTAGGCGACCACCAGACCGGCAAAGAGTCCCCAGAAGGCCGTGTGCATGGAAAGAGGATACTTATACGAAAATGGGAACGAGTAGGTCATGAAGCAGGCGGCAATGGCTGCAATCAAGCCCAGGGTGGCGCCGATGCTGGGGAACTTGAAGCCCCAGTGCACGCCTAAAAGCAGCAAATACATGATAAAGCCGAAAGCCGTCGCGAACCCGCCGATCATGACGATGGCGTCGCTGGAGGTCAGGCTGACCACCACCGCCGCCAGGGTGATGACGGTGGCCAGGACGCGGTTCATCCAGATCTGCTCGGAATGGCTGGCTTCCTGCTTCTTGATATAGCGCCAGTAAACATCGCGCAGCAAAATGGTGCCGCCCGTGCCGATGTAGGGGGCTGCCGTGGAGTGAATGGCGGCGATGGCGCCGACAAACACGATGCCCAGCATGGGGCCGGGTAGAAACTTGACCATCAGCATGGGCACCACATCGCCGTCCACCTTGGGGGCCAGTTCACCGGCCATCTGCAAAATGCGCGCACCCATGCCCTGGAAGGCCGTGAAGAAGAACAGGGCCAGGCCGACCACGAAAGTGGACATGAAAGCCTGCTGCCAGGCCAGCGGCTTAGGGGACTTGATGCCGAAGTTCCACAGGGTGAAGGCCGGCGAGGACTGAATACCCATGAGGGCGAACATGTAGGTCAGGATCATCATGGCCGTCCAACCGCCACCTAATCCCCAATGGATCAAACGGGGAACCTCCGTGTATTTGGCGTCAAGCGCATTTACCTTCTGGCTGAAAGCGGCCCAACCGCCGATGACATCCGAGGTGACGACGTACCACCCCAGAATCATGATACCGCCCACCAGCAGGCAGAACTGCAGCACGCCTACCCAGGTGGAGGCGCGCAGGCCACCGGACACCACGTAGAACCAGACGATGAAGGCCATGAAGATCAAACCGAAGGTCATGGGGACGCCCGCCACCCAGTAGAACAGCTTGGCGGCCGCGATCAGCTGCAGGCCCGAGTAGAACATGGAGTAGAGAAAAGCGGCGATGACGGTGAGCCAGCGCACGGCTTCGTTGTTGTAGTAGTACGCGAACATGTCGCCCGGGGTGATGAATCCGTAGCGTTTGCCCATCAGCCAGTTGCGCTTGGCGAAAAAGGCGCCGGTGATGGGAATGGTCAACACGTAGAAAGACGCGAATGCATAGGCAAGACCGGCCGCCCAGATCAGTCCCGGATGCCCGACAAAGGTCCACCCGGAAAAGGAGGCCGCCGTAGCCGCCATCAGAAAGGCGATGAAGGGAATCGAACGACCGGCAATGGCGTAGCCGGCAGAGGTTTTTTCGGTGAAGTACCCTTTCAACCCCCAGTAAAAGCAGTAAACGATGTATATACCTAGAAAAACATAGACCCAAGTGGTTCCACCCATAATGTTTCCTCCTGTGTCATCTGTCAGTATTTATGACGCGATAACTGCTAAAGTTAAAATCGTCTGCCTGACAATTCAGGCAATACCTATCACCTCCTTTCATCGACAACAAATTTAGTATGTGGTTCAAAGCAGTGGAACAAATGCCGTTTGTGCGGCATGGCGGCCAACCGCATACAGCGGTCCACCGTCACACCGCTCAAAACAGTTATTTCTGGACCATGTCCTTGATGGCCGTCACAATTTCGGGGTTGGCCAGCGTCGTGACGTCCCCCTCGTCGGCATTGTTGGATATCGCCCCCAGAACGCGGCGCATGATCTTGCCGGAGCGTGTTTTGGGCATGTCGGGCACGATCCACACCTTGCGCGGTTTGGCGATCTTGCCGATTTCGTTGCACACGGCATCGTTGATCTTCTGTGCCA
This sequence is a window from Deltaproteobacteria bacterium. Protein-coding genes within it:
- a CDS encoding response regulator gives rise to the protein MPKKILIVDDEPNIIIPLQFLMEQNGYDVQVAKSGEEALESISRYRPDLVLLDIMLPGIDGFEVCEIVRLKPEWRNMKIVFLSAKGREVDIAKGMVLGADKYITKPFSNQEIIESVEKLLDNCPPPATHSC
- a CDS encoding sodium:solute symporter family protein; this encodes MGGTTWVYVFLGIYIVYCFYWGLKGYFTEKTSAGYAIAGRSIPFIAFLMAATAASFSGWTFVGHPGLIWAAGLAYAFASFYVLTIPITGAFFAKRNWLMGKRYGFITPGDMFAYYYNNEAVRWLTVIAAFLYSMFYSGLQLIAAAKLFYWVAGVPMTFGLIFMAFIVWFYVVSGGLRASTWVGVLQFCLLVGGIMILGWYVVTSDVIGGWAAFSQKVNALDAKYTEVPRLIHWGLGGGWTAMMILTYMFALMGIQSSPAFTLWNFGIKSPKPLAWQQAFMSTFVVGLALFFFTAFQGMGARILQMAGELAPKVDGDVVPMLMVKFLPGPMLGIVFVGAIAAIHSTAAPYIGTGGTILLRDVYWRYIKKQEASHSEQIWMNRVLATVITLAAVVVSLTSSDAIVMIGGFATAFGFIMYLLLLGVHWGFKFPSIGATLGLIAAIAACFMTYSFPFSYKYPLSMHTAFWGLFAGLVVAYGCRAVGFKDSEETQKRQAEVREWLDSIDSPTESGRKWRNAMKIVVPIWYFFAIGPACLLGNNAFSFCGFTPLWSWQIAWWILGIVMMWALCFKAEMSTTSEEQIERADKEQMIVVKEA